The following proteins are co-located in the Phaeodactylum tricornutum CCAP 1055/1 chromosome 2, whole genome shotgun sequence genome:
- a CDS encoding predicted protein, with product MTVSSKTSAPGAVTCVLDQTVVNDKTIGDMADLGLSFFATLCGRNRGAFVLDTPGDAHTWGCTAFPDNIATLAGLDLSSSRDKKNTNRSNTTHHEKKASVIHIKDANAISQGFAAGNLTAAETVTVLDYFIKMVYHSSPNVDQDPYACEVGGLATLQCDPVNTLPTIRSVTLAGLLVPAPTITRGKPLTLKQATKFYEPEDFDDMVKLGLNTVQIPVPLDVFSAALVGDVTAKKDSSHADEQKALLSQTIRAAAKAGLETILVLVGKDNDDAVTAAAHFAVEENLYALTLPSLQSLRAARAAETSLKLFIPLDQGQLKYFTVPDENVFVALDFGHTTTVADIASSTSMDDRSKLFYHEATSCIARSPLEYTACFRRVPAMVAYGFDLAIDNCVLQNSTDSNDFVDYGQCGRFDETVDSAWWHRHRASFAARQLVSYEHGLGWSFAAWKLYGGSNDKDDLEVIDRPAQLLALKNVAAAGLFPSLHDKVPAQLACLNPPVNDFLLGDATLSPTPGPPPDCGNGWWNYDLKACEYWIAPAPTAQPTPLPTTHWPTAAPVVCPDPPFTYGSLVMAGGAGALVAVLVGFVWNKFCGSRRREGYSEVPSTTV from the coding sequence ATGACTGTTTCGTCCAAGACTTCCGCTCCCGGTGCCGTGACATGCGTCTTGGATCAAACCGTCGTGAACGACAAGACGATCGGTGACATGGCGGATCTGGGATTGTCCTTTTTCGCCACGCTCTGTGGACGCAATCGCGGAGCGTTTGTCCTGGATACGCCGGGGGACGCGCACACGTGGGGCTGCACGGCTTTTCCGGACAATATTGCGACGCTCGCTGGACTGGACCTCAGTAGCAGTCGCGACAAAAAGAATACAAATCGTAGCAACACGACCCATCACGAGAAGAAAGCATCCGTGATCCACATCAAAGACGCCAACGCCATTTCCCAAGGATTCGCAGCGGGAAACTTGACGGCAGCGGAAACCGTTACGGTGCTCGACTACTTTATCAAAATGGTCTACCACTCTTCCCCAAATGTAGATCAGGATCCGTACGCCTGCGAAGTCGGTGGGTTGGCAACGTTGCAGTGTGATCCCGTCAATACGTTACCGACCATTCGTAGTGTCACGTTGGCTGGTCTACTCGTACCCGCTCCCACCATTACCCGAGGCAAGCCCTTGACCCTCAAGCAAGCCACCAAATTTTATGAaccggaagactttgacgaTATGGTGAAACTCGGATTGAATACTGTTCAAATTCCTGTCCCCCTCGACGTCTTTTCTGCGGCCCTGGTGGGAGACGTTACCGCCAAGAAGGACAGTAGCCACGCCGATGAGCAAAAGGCCTTACTCTCCCAAACAATCCGTgcggccgccaaggccgGTCTCGAAACGATTCTGGTACTCGTTGGTaaagacaacgacgatgccgTTACGGCGGCGGCGCACTTTGCGGTGGAAGAAAACCTCTACGCCTTGACGCTCCCCTCGTTACAATCCTTGCGGGCGGCGCGAGCCGCTGAAACTTCCCTCAAGCTGTTTATTCCTTTGGATCAGGGACAACTCAAATACTTCACTGTTCCGGACGAAAACGTCTTTGTGGCCCTGGATTTCGGTCACACCACTACCGTCGCCGATATTGCTAGTTCCACATCGATGGACGACCGGAGCAAGCTCTTTTATCACGAAGCGACATCCTGCATCGCGCGGTCGCCATTGGAATACACGGCTTGCTTCCGTCGCGTTCCGGCCATGGTCGCATACGGGTTCGATCTCGCCATTGATAACTGTGTCTTGCAGAATAGCACCGACAGCaacgactttgtcgattACGGGCAGTGTGGAAGATTTGACGAAACGGTAGATTCTGCCTGGTGGCACCGTCACCGCGCCAGTTTCGCCGCACGGCAACTCGTTTCGTACGAACACGGACTCGGATGGTCATTCGCTGCCTGGAAGTTGTATGGCGGTAGCAACGACAAAGACGATCTGGAGGTCATCGATCGTCCGGCGCAGCTTTTGGCTCTCAAGAACGTTGCAGCGGCGGGACTGTTCCCTTCCTTACACGATAAAGTTCCGGCTCAGCTCGCCTGTCTCAATCCTCCCGTGAACGATTTTCTCTTGGGGGACGCGACCCTGTCGCCAACCCCGGGTCCACCGCCAGATTGTGGCAACGGTTGGTGGAATTACGATCTAAAGGCGTGTGAATATTGGATTGCGCCGGCACCTACGGCGCAGCCTACGCCACTTCCGACCACTCACTGGCCCACCGCGGCACCGGTGGTTTGTCCGGATCCGCCTTTTACCTACGGATCTCTAGTGATGGCTGGAGGGGCCGGGGCACTCGT
- a CDS encoding predicted protein: MRLGFAIALAYVSAVPTEATFERHVASRVRNNPNVRYRQHTVENAILAKAIPLKQYEANLATRGMGIDRRLEQGQNANQGEGQQADDYYMGDDEMYSFSGYSMKFAKCQPVQYFSENAIHAGEHSPMITEDIVVLRICPQKSCSSSREYGCHYNYAEYALQLTDYLSIMLKYSAQKRDYICDFCNNCLGSNGSANRRSLNEGEGDGNGEQQNNQDQDQANNGQQGQGDGQDNNDKDDEQQQQDQNDQQKQNEEQGEENDDVDTDDATGDDEYANACSDWDTYCSNYSTQCAENDGTYLDYEGYLNYMDCSQADYNDYAYFVRPRCDGSKGSIKMAVYYDNYCVQYAGNEVSVKDLGLGFREGAFGEFYSGSCLDCSDSEYPPYDANSLMCNNLHGQSAKCSADLMHDLFESEEDDTSECSYIESLRFGTYDKYGQLNSAFGVGTDDAQVTTVQAAVLALSIALCVIFAVYSCYLHHTMTNLLIKSLSHRELLPPSRHQSRRPRRHHKNGKRIANADDWDHDNARV; encoded by the coding sequence ATGCGTTTGGGCTTTGCGATTGCGCTCGCCTATGTATCGGCCGTACCGACTGAGGCAACGTTCGAACGTCACGTCGCTAGTCGTGTGCGGAACAACCCAAACGTAAGATACCGACAACACACAGTCGAAAACGCAATACTGGCCAAGGCGATTCCATTGAAACAGTACGAAGCGAATCTCGCAACCAGGGGTATGGGTATCGATCGTCGTCTCGAACAAGGTCAGAATGCGAATCAAGGGGAAGGGCAACAAGCGGACGACTACTACAtgggcgacgacgaaatgtaCAGTTTCAGTGGATACTCCATGAAGTTTGCCAAGTGCCAACCTGTGCAGTACTTTTCCGAAAACGCCATTCATGCCGGAGAGCATTCCCCCATGATTACCGAGGATATTGTCGTTCTGCGCATCTGTCCGCAGAAATCATGCTCCAGCTCTCGAGAATATGGCTGCCACTACAACTACGCCGAGTATGCTCTACAGCTAACCGACTATCTGTCCATTATGCTCAAATACAGCGCACAAAAGCGGGACTACATATGCGACTTTTGCAACAACTGCCTCGGAAGCAATGGCAGCGCCAATCGGCGTAGTTTGAACGAAGGTGAAGGCGACGGAAACGGAGAACAGCAAAATAATCAAGATCAGGATCAAGCCAACAATGGACAACAGGGCCAGGGTGACGGTCAAGACAATAACGATAAAGATGatgaacaacaacagcaagatCAAAACGACCAACAGAAGCAGAACGAAGAGCAAGGCgaagagaacgacgacgttgaTACAGATGACGCTACCGGCGACGACGAGTACGCCAATGCTTGTTCCGATTGGGATACATACTGCTCCAACTATTCCACTCAGTGCGCTGAGAACGATGGTACCTACCTTGATTACGAAGGGTACTTGAATTACATGGATTGCTCGCAGGCGGATTACAATGACTACGCATACTTTGTTCGCCCTCGTTGCGACGGATCGAAAGGCAGTATCAAAATGGCCGTGTACTACGACAATTACTGCGTTCAGTACGCGGGCAACGAAGTCAGTGTCAAAGACCTGGGCCTTGGCTTCCGTGAAGGTGCATTTGGCGAATTTTACAGCGGATCTTGCCTTGATTGTTCCGACAGTGAGTACCCTCCGTACGACGCCAACAGTCTGATGTGCAACAATTTGCACGGTCAATCCGCAAAATGTTCCGCAGACCTCATGCACGACCTGTTCGAaagcgaagaagacgacacgAGCGAATGCTCGTACATTGAAAGCTTGCGTTTTGGCACGTACGATAAGTACGGTCAATTGAATTCCGCCTTTGGCGTGGGAACTGACGACGCCCAAGTTACCACCGTACAAGCAGCCGTTTTGGCCCTATCCATTGCCCTCTGTGTCATTTTCGCCGTGTATTCCTGTTACTTGCACCATACCATGACCAACTTGCTGATCAAAAGTCTATCGCATCGGGAATTGTTACCACCCTCCCGGCACCAGTCCCGCCGCCCACGGCGTCACCACAAAAATGGCAAGCGCATTGCCAATGCGGACGATTGGGACCACGACAACGCTCGTGTGTAA
- a CDS encoding predicted protein, protein MTAAIVPSLAPSLSFHSDPSVEARKRRREIMASQRSIPVTSTPVSPPEPVVSAYVASDTATISAPRKKRKVSEEDTKKPQMKYDPEVPMTKEAAATWRREQRRKRNRESAAASRQRQRDRIAELESERDGWKVQYEAVMTKIRDLEATSGAEPFQVEIRCLSPVRSKTPEPQEAPSTVTPRASPTSSTDIEFLSFVKQDRTSFTPNAENHMRVSGFHPPATARLLVVCPNLCLDTKPLLDEETRNPGSTDSLLGIFAITRIANASKITIPAVKISGSSAFSTEPATTKTPSIPFLDEDLLTPDPCLSLALLEESTALALDNETELDASLLSAEDDSASEFGEFLLDAVDWL, encoded by the exons ATGACGGCAGCGATAGTTCCCTCTCTAGCGCCTTCTCTTTCGTTCCATTCGGATCCATCCGTGGAAGCCCGGAAGCGGCGTCGCGAAATCATGGCTTCGCAACGCAGCATCCCCGTGACCTCCACGCCAGTGTCTCCTCCAGAGCCCGTCGTGTCCGCCTACGTTGCTTCGGATACGGCTACCATCTCGGCACCTCggaagaaacgcaaagtTTCGGAAGAGGACACGAAGAAGCCGCAAATGAAGTACGACCCGGAGGTACCGATGACGAAGGAAGCGGCGGCGACCTGGAGAAGGGAACAACGTCGTAAGCGCAATCGCGAGTCCGCAGCGGCGTCGAGGCAACGTCAGCGTGATCGTATCGCCGAGCTGGAATCCGAGCGCGATGGTTGGAAAGTCCAGTACGAGGCCGTCATGACCAAGATTCGAGACCTAGAAGCCACTTCGGGAGCCGAACCCTTTCAAGTCGAGATTCGTTGCCTTTCTCCGGTCCGATCCAAGACTCCCGAACCTCAAGAAGCGCCTTCAACGGTAACTCCTCGAGCGTCTCCAACGAGTTCTACCGATATTGAGTTTCTGTCTTTTGTCAAGCAAGA TCGAACATCATTCACCCCTAATGCAGAGAATCATATGAGGGTTTCTGGTTTCCATCCACCTGCCACAGCACGACTACTCGTCGTCTGTCCTAATTTGTGTTTAGACACAAAACCCCTATTGGATGAAGAAACCCGAAACCCCGGATCAACCGATTCTCTCTTGGGCATATTCGCGATCACTCGGATCGCGAACGCCTCTAAGATCACCATTCCAGCAGTGAAGATCTCAGGCAGTAGCGCTTTTTCGACGGAAccagcaacgacgaagactccTTCGATTCCCTTTCTTGACGAAGATTTGCTCACACCCGATCCCTGCCTCTCGTTGGCTCTGCTTGAAGAGTCCACCGCGCTCGCGTTGGACAACGAAACGGAACTTGACGCGTCTCTCTTGAGTGCGGAAGATGACTCCGCCTCCGAATTTGGAGAATTTCTTTTGGACGCCGTTGATTGGCTCTGA
- a CDS encoding predicted protein — translation MVWGASFGRLARQGIPRRGLVVGVGASVTAASSWLISGTPVRLEEAATTSIAVANPDACDFDVYLETPTADDLPTLLREFQAGKEVWPWIWTQPNVDGPHDVYVLPEHAMDESSSLTAIQTFRINNPGRNVMLVIPDPAVLDSVPKELLDHCGVVQSNIALLNHRHKILMLEDERVVCFDRLTIL, via the coding sequence ATGGTTTGGGGTGCTTCGTTTGGGCGTCTCGCTCGGCAGGGGATTCCGCGGCGGGGGCTTGTCGTTGGCGTCGGTGCGAGTGTAACCGCCGCATCATCGTGGTTGATTTCGGGAACGCCGGTGCGATTGGAAGAGGCAGCGACTACATCAATAGCAGTCGCGAATCCGGATGCGTGCGACTTTGACGTCTACTTGGAGACTCCCACGGCGGACGATCTCCCAACTCTGTTACGCGAGTTTCAGGCGGGTAAGGAGGTGTGGCCGTGGATTTGGACGCAACCCAACGTGGATGGACCCCACGACGTCTACGTGCTTCCGGAGCACGCAATGGATGAATCATCCTCCCTGACAGCGATCCAGACTTTTCGAATAAACAATCCCGGCCGGAATGTTATGCTGGTAATCCCGGATCCCGCTGTCTTGGATTCCGTTCCCAAAGAACTCTTGGATCATTGTGGTGTGGTTCAGTCCAATATTGCTTTGTTGAATCACCGACATAAAATCCTCATGCTGGAGGATGAACGTGTGGTTTGTTTTGATCGTCTCACGATACTGTAA
- a CDS encoding predicted protein → MPSNNNSSASELAVYANLVSYKYDGDSKTHSANRGGDANDMSVYGNAVKVSLHGLPVAGLTDDDDDSSVVNDGRLLVKDPQVVAAQEEDVKDEQSISVDESQLLSTRKAFAPCTDPNSIIKVSLDHRRGFLGRRGNVRVLDSAGKPFAGGVHLKEFQRHLLRPSYLLRTANKTPVALCVQQNAQTGSSTKVFNIYSTRQGVTADVTKVVHVAGVSYYPAYRVELASAASDCVVSTWTGKESVPIWELRTDANTVTIQDINVGRILGSIEQHEGLKTGCDIVLNAGVDPALVLCVGTILEASCTAVKA, encoded by the coding sequence ATGCCATCCAACAACAATTCATCCGCCTCTGAGCTTGCCGTTTACGCCAACCTCGTATCCTACAAGTACGATGGAGACAGCAAGACCCACAGCGCCAACCGTGGTGGAGATGCCAACGACATGTCCGTCTACGGCAATGCCGTCAAGGTCTCCCTCCACGGACTACCCGTAGCAGGCctcaccgacgacgatgacgactcCAGTGTGGTCAACGACGGACGTCTGCTCGTCAAAGACCCGCAGGTGGTCGCTgcacaagaagaagacgTCAAGGACGAGCAGAGCATTTCAGTGGACGAAAGCCAACTGCTGTCGACCCGCAAGGCCTTTGCTCCGTGCACGGACCCCAATTCCATCATCAAGGTGTCCTTGGATCATCGTCGTGGCTTCCTCGGACGTCGCGGGAACGTTCGCGTACTGGATTCTGCCGGCAAGCCCTTCGCCGGCGGCGTCCATCTGAAAGAGTTCCAGCGTCATTTGCTCCGCCCCAGCTACTTGCTGCGGACAGCCAACAAGACACCGGTCGCTTTGTGTGTCCAGCAAAATGCACAAACAGGATCGTCGACCAAGGTCTTCAACATCTACTCTACTCGCCAAGGTGTCACCGCTGACGTGACCAAAGTGGTCCATGTTGCCGGTGTCAGCTACTACCCGGCATACCGAGTTGAATTGGCCTCTGCGGCGAGCGATTGCGTTGTTTCCACATGGACCGGCAAAGAATCGGTGCCCATCTGGGAGCTGAGAACCGATGCGAATACTGTGACGATCCAAGACATCAATGTAGGCCGCATACTCGGAAGTATTGAGCAACACGAGGGTTTGAAGACTGGCTGCGACATTGTCTTGAACGCCGGTGTTGACCCAGCACTCGTCTTGTGCGTCGGTACCATCTTGGAAGCAAGCTGTACTGCCGTGAAAGCGTAG
- a CDS encoding predicted protein encodes MTFALGVTASLAAPLIMTLGFLVWEHHWQGSAFALNLFKCNVASVGFLILAVSTRRLAQEEILDDAVFTTRAVGYLFLSSTIGIVIGDWTWLQALQILGAQRVIFMDSLKPFLAAVLGWLVLDEELRLAALGGIVLTVAGVVLVAVEKEQPTAIVVEEQTDCESGTDNAVDKPAPPLLDLQRDGSLQLNETEHSVDKDNTPLTLSVPTLSQTTAERDSDDRNDNPVRPEASLPESSEKDENSDIPESRNNLRLGYAMSILNVGLDTYGAVLIKEHGVRMTVWEINLLRFGFAGVVMLCASVIMRLWTTAMPRNVPMPHLPLVFWYHHKAPTLTATLGAVLAVAGIVILAFRGTLENNGADSEL; translated from the exons ATGACGTtcgccttgggtgtcacGGCCTCACTGGCGGCGCCATTGATCATGACCTTGGGTTTTCTCGTATGGGAACATCACTGGCAAGGCAGTGCTTTCGCCCTCAACTTATTCAAGTGTAACGTGGCCAGTGTAGGATTCTTGATCCTTGCCGTCTCGACCCGACGACTCGCGCAGGAGGAGATCCTGGACGATGCCGTCTTTACTACCCGGGCCGTGGGGTATCTGTTCCTGTCCTCCACCATTGGCATTGTCATTGGCGATTGGACCTGGCTGCAGGCTTTGCAAATTCTGGGAGCACAAAGAGTCATTTTCATGGACAGTTTGAAGCCTTTCCTGGCCGCCGTCCTGGGTTGGCTCGTactcgacgaagaattgcGACTCGCCGCGTTGGGAGGAATTGTACTGACCGTAGCCGGTGTCGTATTGGTTGCGgtcgaaaaagaacaaccGACTGCGATTGTTGTGGAAGAACAGACGGATTGTGAATCCGGTACCGACAATGCCGTTGACAAACCAGCTCCTCCATTGTTGGACTTGCAGCGGGATGGATCTCTCCAATTGAACGAAACAGAGCACTCTGTAGACAAGGACAACACACCATTGACTTTATCTGTACCAACGCTATCCCAAACGACGGCTGAAAGAGATTCTGACGATCGCAACGACAATCCAGTACGACCGGAAGCGTCTTTGCCAGAGTCATCCGAAAAGGACGAAAATAGCGACATTCCCGAATCCCGGAATAACTTACGGCTCGGCTACGCCATGTCCATTCTCAACGTAGGATTAGACACGTATGGCGCTGTGCTGATCAAGGAACACGGAGTCCGTATGACGGTGTGGGAAATTAACTTGCTGCGCTTTGGTTTTGCCGGTGTCGTCATGCTTTGCGCCTCCGTGATTATGCGTTTGTGGACTACCGCTATGCCCAGAAACGTACCAATGCCACA CTTACCGTTAGTCTTTTGGTATCATCACAAGGCTCCAACTTTAACCGCCACGCTAGGCGCCGTGCTGGCCGTGGCAGGGATAGTCATCCTGGCCTTTCGAGGGACTCTAGAAAACAACGGCGCTGATAGTGAACTATAA
- a CDS encoding predicted protein: MNPPVALESCEPASRAALRRARRVCVKAGTSVVANEDGRPSLTRLGAMTEQIADLVQSGIQVILVSSGSVGMGKRLLRKQRNLQMSFRDIHNNDHYYDSACAAAGQFEMMNLYCGLFASYDITASQILVTQTDFVDESRQRNLQYSIERLLGLGIVPIINENDAVSANMGYTADDVFSDNDSLAALCARHFGAEVLLLLTDVPGVFDRPPTEPDATLLRLYQSQPVAIGEKSSQGRGGMASKIDAALSAVQPGSTCCACVVAAGNDLNVIRSVLAKTPPTTAAVADFVSDTHQDASVAEQTRILATAARTQARKLQALPYGARQTILNAVADALLTHQEALMEANLLDLQAAERDGVSEVLKKRLGLTLQKFDTLAAGIRQISANKDPLGVIHSRRELADNLVLSQVTVPIGVLLIIFESRPDSMPQISALALASGNGLLLKGGKEATHSNAAIHKVIGDAIEESSGGEITRDIIALVTSRGQVADLLSLDDVIDLVIPRGSNDLVSYIKSHTKIPVLGHADGVCHVYVDESAAADAASKLCVDAKTDYPSACNAMETLLLHAATLSNGVAAATLMALRASGVQCLGGPAAMKSGLCDRAAPELKHEYGDLTCLVEVVPNLEAAIDWIHKYGSGHTEAIVCGEESDVGEEFLRKVDAACVFRNASTRFADGFRFGLGAEVGISTGRIHARGPVGVEGLLTTKWQLR, encoded by the exons ATGAATCCCCCGGTGGCTTTGGAATCCTGCGAACCCGCGTCTCGCGCCGCGCTCCGTCGGGCGCGTCGGGTCTGTGTCAAGGCCGGTACATCCGTCGTAGCGAATGAAGACGGACGGCCTTCGTTGACGCGTCTCGGCGCCATGACGGAACAAATCGCCGACCTCGTCCAATCGGGCATTCAAGTCATTCTCGTATCCAGTGGATCTGTGGGAATGGGGAAGCGACTCTTGCGCAAACAACGGAACCTGCAAATGAGCTTTCGGGACATTCACAACAACGATCAC tactaCGACTCGGCCTGTGCGGCCGCGGGACAGTTCGAAATGATGAATCTCTACTGCGGGTTGTTCGCATCGTACGATATTACCGCCTCGCAAATTCTCGTTACCCAGacagactttgtcgacgaaTCGCGTCAACGGAATTTGCAGTATTCCATTGAGCGACTGCTGGGGTTGGGAATCGTCCCCATTATCAACGAGAATGATGCCGTCTCGGCCAATATGGGATACACTGCGGACGACGTGTTCTCCGACAATGATTCACTCGCGGCCCTCTGCGCCCGCCACTTTGGCGCCGAAGTATTGCTGCTGTTGACGGATGTACCCGGGGTCTTTGATCGACCACCAACGGAACCAGACGCCACTCTGCTGCGATTGTACCAATCGCAACCCGTCGCTATTGGGGAAAAATCCAGTCAAGGTCGCGGCGGCATGGCCTCCAAAATCGACGCCGCCTTGTCCGCCGTCCAACCCGGATCAACCTGTTGTGCCTGTGTCGTGGCGGCAGGGAACGATTTGAACGTCATTCGTTCGGTTCTCGCCAAAACACCACCGACCACAGCC GCCGTGGCCGATTTCGTCTCGGACACCCACCAAGACGCGAGTGTTGCCGAACAAACACGAATCTTGGCGACGGCAGCCCGAACACAAGCGCGTAAACTCCAAGCCTTGCCGTATGGGGCACGACAAACGATTCTCAACGCCGTCGCGGATGCCTTGCTCACCCATCAGGAGGCCTTGATGGAAGCCAACTTGCTCGATTTGCAAGCAGCCGAGCGGGATGGCGTTAGTGAGGTGTTGAAGAAGCGTCTGGGTCTGACGCTCCAAAAGTTTGACACGCTGGCGGCTGGTATACGCCAAATTTCGGCCAACAAGGACCCACTCGGTGTCATACACAGCAGGCGTGAATTGGCGGACAATCTTGTCTTGTCGCAAGTGACGGTTCCGATTGGCGTATTGCTTATTATTTTTGAATCGCGTCCAGACAGCATGCCGCAAATTTCTGCGCTGGCTCTGGCCTCAGGCAATGGACTGTTACTGAAGGGAGGAAAGGAAGCAACGCATTCGAACGCAGCCATACACAAGGTTATCGGAGACGCGATTGAAGAAAGCAGTGGAGGAGAAATTACCAGAGATATCATTGCATTGGTAACAAGTCGAGGACAGGTGGCTGATTTACTGAGTCTAGACGACGTGATCGACTTGGTCATCCCTCGAGGGAGCAATGACTTGGTATCGTACATCAAGTCCCACACGAAGATTCCGGTCCTCGGACACGCCGACGGCGTATGTCACGTCTATGTGGATGAGTCCGCCGCTGCGGATGCCGCAAGCAAACTGTGCGTGGATGCCAAAACGGACTATCCATCGGCTTGCAACGCCATGGAGACACTTTTGTTGCACGCAGCAACGCTTTCCAACGGGGTAGCCGCTGCGACGCTCATGGCCCTGCGAGCATCCGGAGTGCAGTGTCTAGGAGGACCGGCCGCAATGAAATCTGGGTTGTGCGATCGGGCTGCCCCAGAACTCAAACATGAATACGGGGACTTGACCTGCTTGGTCGAGGTCGTTCCGAACCTAGAGGCCGCAATTGATTGGATCCACAAGTACGGTAGTGGTCATACCGAAGCGATTGTCTGCGGTGAGGAGAGTGACGTTGGTGAGGAATTCTTACGAAAGGTTGATGCAGCTTGTGTCTTTCGCAACGCATCGACACGATTCGCCGATGGCTTTCGATTTGGCTTGGGCGCTGAAGTGGGTATATCGACCGGTCGTATTCATGCACGTGGCCCCGTAGGCGTGGAAGGTTTGCTGACGACGAAATGGCAACTGCGA
- a CDS encoding predicted protein, with translation MEKPQSFSAAETTTNPHTTIQPSTRKRNRRWLDRSVTNTENRGRTVCTGQNWNLQDDQSFCLGPTSFPQKGKTRSSIPRLLAQRQQGLRRNQPTIHRWQQNMLREQPKPLPERDYSNQVIVWKVSMDRSLPFTALETPISDAVLSLDRQGSYAIALGKGGGQRCSDSDAPLLALRCYGIPSRSIPHKRAVGMRRSNRHCTVSPNLCTIPLVYRTSMLGEGYCVEDLPDLVGTMPTLVLLSSDGNVGTTFAGPWLNIFANETVSYTSIVVHSMPVSTMSSTFIQTFRLEKMIVKPPHSLMGTSRRKFLWNVHKIPCNRGKMTSPLTKEYFATADGMLNLPGYLHVVDDDEGLLLTWFTMAGWHNANFSPCQRYQGPHPPQRRIVTAASHGWEQCWSDRHSGIEVKDSSTECLFLEPSIMIAFEARLDIYQVHAALEDRRLPIGTIDTSSQILYDLISLQNGGRIMELAVALKTEGKASVGLILSLDILTQHFVALQWVKWKPGSATQQNLNLFGCSWRMRQLQTGPYSVWGHQKKHPDDEEPVWYKASTWTHLCRETSLAVDTSLDQDAEVWSRFTVANAPKANAFQRKLRSQCPKLVSYSTLYPDTFPVDNHAVIMQLPIHSMRCQAPIELVYG, from the exons ATGGAGAAACCACAATCCTTCTCTGCTGCGGAAACAACTACAAATCCTCACACTACGATTCAGCCATCAACTCGCAAAAGGAATCGACGATGGCTTGACAGAAGCGTGACAAACACTGAGAACCGCGGGCGCACGGTCTGCACCGGACAGAATTGGAACCTGCAAGACGACCAATCCTTTTGTCTCGGACCAACATCATTTCCTCAGAAAGGGAAGACCCGCTCATCCATTCCGCGTCTTTTGGCTCAGCGGCAGCAGGGTCTCAGAAGAAATCAGCCAACGATCCACCGTTGGCAGCAAAACATGCTAAGAGAACAACCCAAACCGCTACCAGAACGCGACTACTCAAACCAAGTGATTGTTTGGAAAGTTTCGATGGATCGTTCGCTTCCATTTACGGCATTGGAAACGCCAATTTCGGACGCCGTTTTATCCTTGGATCGCCAGGGATCATACGCGATTGCTTTGGGAAAAGGCGGGGGCCAGCGTTGCTCCGATTCGGATGCACCGCTTCTAGCGTTGCGCTGTTACGGGATCCCGAGTCGATCCATTCCACACAAACGTGCTGTCGGAATGAGACGCTCTAATCGACACTGTACTGTCTCTCCTAATTTGTGTACCATTCCTTTAGTCTATCGAACCAGCATGCTCGGAGAAGGATACTGTGTTGAAGACTTGCCGGATCTCGTCGGCACAATGCCAACCTTGGTGCTCCTTTCAAGCGATGGCAATGTCGGGACGACTTTTGCAGGTCCATGGCTTAACATATTCGCAAATGAA ACTGTATCGTACACGTCCATCGTAGTGCATTCTATGCCTGTAAGCACCATGAGCTCCACCTTTATTCAAACTTTCCGCTTGGAAAAGATGATTGTCAAGCCACCCCATAGTTTGATGGGAACATCACGGCGCAAGTTCTTATGGAACGTTCACAAAATCCCTTGCAATCGAGGAAAAATGACATCTCCACTGACAAAGGAATACTTCGCAACTGCGGATGGTATGCTGAATTTGCCGGGATATCTTCATGTtgttgacgatgacgaaggTCTTTTACTCACCTGGTTCACCATGGCGGGATGGCATAACGCGAATTTTTCGCCCTGTCAACGTTATCAAGGACCCCACCCCCCGCAACGTCGGATAGTAACCGCAGCTTCGCACGGATGGGAGCAGTGTTGGAGCGACCGACACTCGGGTATCGAAGTCAAAGATTCTAGTACGGAATGTCTCTTTCTCGAACCATCAATCATGATTGCTTTTGAAGCACGGCTGGATATTTACCAGGTCCACGCAGCTTTGGAGGATCGGCGCCTTCCGATTGGCACTATAGACACCAGCTCGCAAATCTTGTACGATTTGATTTCCCTCCAAAACGGTGGACGCATTATGGAACTCGCCGTTGCTCTCAAGACAGAGGGGAAGGCATCGGTAGGTCTTATTCTGTCGTTGGATATATTGACTCAACATTTTGTAGCACTCCAGTGGGTAAAATGGAAGCCGGGGTCAGCGACGCAACAGAACTTGAACCTTTTTGGCTGTTCTTGGCGGATGAGGCAGTTGCAGACCGGTCCGTATAGTGTATGGGGCCATCAGAAGAAGCATCCTGATGATGAAGAGCCTGTATGGTACAAGGCGAGCACTTGGACTCATCTATGCAGGGAAACCAGCCTGGCAGTGGATACTTCCCTAGACCAAGATGCGGAAGTGTGGTCCAGGTTTACTGTAGCAAACGCTCCGAAGGCAAATGCCTTCCAACGGAAGCTACGTTCACAATGCCCGAAGCTCGTTTCGTACTCAACCTTGTATCCGGATACTTTTCCGGTTGACAATCATGCCGTGATCATGCAACTGCCAATTCACAGTATGAGGTGTCAAGCACCGATCGAACTAGTGTACGGTTGA